A part of Cryptococcus decagattii chromosome 2, complete sequence genomic DNA contains:
- a CDS encoding hydroxymethylglutaryl-CoA synthase yields the protein MTRFDIPSRPSNVGIHAIEMYFPKRCISEDELEDFDGVSKGKYTLGLGQKYMAFTDDKEDINSLALTVVSNLLKKYNIDPRSIGRLDVGTETIIDKSKSTKTLLMDLFAASGNTDIEGIDSKNACYGSTAALFNTVNWIQSESWDGRNAIVMCGDIAIYKEGSARPVGGMGACAMLIGPDAPLVLEPVHGTYIANTWDFYKPDLTAEYPTVDGPWTIAAYLGALDNAYSTYIDKAEKSRARAAKKLSLSNVSAKASEIADAADKFVGGINGDIEGAAVNGNGHANGENKDQGIAAFDYVCLHSPYGKLVQKGHARLFYNDYMRNPSSPLFANVPESIQSLDKTKTYTDKTVEKAFIGVAAEHYKSAVVPGSDCVARCGNMYTASLYGALASVIASSPEGIEVGKRIGMYAFGSGCAASFFALRVAGSTKEIAEKMQLKERLASMDVRPCQEYVDALKLREENHNAVKYTPQGSLDNIWPDAYYLEGVDELYRRTYLQKPIVTSIPHTPAHLGPVTTSYTTSPSLPGMTLPISTPATLTSTTAQHWHC from the exons ATGACCCGCTTTGATATCCCCAGCAGGCCTTCCAATGTCGGCATCCACGCCATTGAGATGTACTTCCCCAAGAGG TGCATTTCTGAGGATGAACTTGAAGACTTTGACGGTGTCAGCAAAG GCAAATACACTCTTGGTCTTGGACAAAAATACATGGCTTTCACAGATGACAA GGAGGACATCAACTCTCTTGCCCTGACTGTCGTTTCGAACCTTTTGAAGAAATACAACATCGATCCTCGTTCAATCGGTCGTCTCGACGTCGGTACAGAGACAATCATCGACAAGTCGAAATCTACCAAAACCCTCTTGATGGACCTCTTTGCTGCTTCCGGCAACACTGACATCGAGGGTATCGACTCCAAGAACGCTTGTTATGGTTCAACGGCTGCCTTGTTCAACACGGTCAACTGGATTCAGTCGGAAAGCTGGGACGGCAGGAATGCGATTGTGATGTGCGGTGACATTGCCATCTACAAGGAGGGAAGTGCAAGGCCTGTCGGCGGTATGGGTGCTTGCGCCATGTTGATCGGCCCCGATGCGCCCTTGGTGCTTGAAC CTGTTCACGGTACTTATATTGCCAACACTTGGGACTTTTACAAGCCTGACCTTACCGCTGAATAC CCCACCGTTGATGGTCCTTGGACTATTGCCGCTTATCTTGGTGCTCTTGACAACGCTTACTCTACCTATATCGACAAGGCCGAAAAGTCTCGCGCTCGAGCCGCCAAGAAGCTTTCTCTCAGCAATGTGTCTGCCAAAGCGTCAGAAATTGCCGATGCTGCTGACAAGTTTGTCGGCGGTATTAATGGCGACATCGAGGGTGCTGCTGTGAATGGCAACGGCCATGCAAATGGCGAAAACAAGGATCAGGGAATTGCGGCCTTTGACTATGTCTGCTTGCATAG TCCGTACGGAAAGCTTGTCCAAAAAGGACACGCTCGTTTGTTTTACAAC GACTACATGCGcaacccttcttccccattATTCGCCAACGTTCCCGAGTCTATCCAATCCTTGGATAAGACGAAAACATACACCGACAAGACTGTTGAAAAGGCCTTTATCGGTGTCGCCGCTGAACACTACAAGTCTGCCGTTGTGCCCGGCTCTGACTGCGTTGCGAGATGTGGTAACATGTACACTGCGTCACTGTACGGCGCATTGGCTAGTGTGATTGCGAGCAGTCCTGAAGGCATCGAAGTTGGCAAGCGAATCGGCATGTATGCATTTGGTTCCGGATGTGCGgcatccttctttgccttaAGGGTTGCGGGCTCCACTAAGGAGATTGCGGAGAAGATGCagttgaaggagaggctGGCGAGCATGGATGTGAGGCCCTGTCAGGAATATGTGGATGCCCTTAAG CTTCGAGAAGAGAACCACAATGCTGTCAAGTACACGCCCCAGGGATCCCTGGACAACATCTGGCCCGATGCATACTATTTGGAGGGTGTGGATGAATTGTACAGGCGAACATATTTGCAAAA GCCCATCGTTACATCCATTCCGCACACACCTGCACACCTTGGCCCGGTGACAACCTCCTACACAACCAGTCCTTC ATTGCCTGGCATGACTTTGCCTATCAGTACGCCAGCCACACTCACTTCCACTACAG CTCAACACTGGCATTGCTAA